The nucleotide window GATTCTCGTTTACCCAAAACAAATTGGAGTAAGAACACTCTAGGATATACCCTTCCTCCGAAATCGAGATCATATCATCATAATCTGATTCAAGGGCTTTTTCATGGATAAGGGATCTTTCTAAATAAGAAAGAGTTTTGATGCGGCTTAATCTAGAGTTCACAGGGTGTGGATAAACTCCAAGCGACAAAGCCTTTTTTTTTGGTGTTTCCAGCTTTTTTAAAAAAAGAATTTTTTGATAACCGGATCCCTCTTTTAAAAGAACTGCTTTTAATCGAAAAAATAAACCCTCAAGAGAAGTGTTATAGCAAAGGTCTTTAATTTCATTTAAGTCTAATAACTTTTTTGGAGCTTCTATCCCTACGGCCTTTGCATGGCAATAAAGCCTTCTTTCATGTTCTTTATAAAAAAAAATTTTCTCATGTGTGGCTAGAAGAGTCGTAAAGACTCCCCTTCCAAGGAAAAGAGAGTCTTCTTGAACCCTTGATAAAAGTTCATTTTTCGAAATAAGTTTTCCATTTAAGGAAAGGGGTTCTTGATTCAATTTATTCCCTCTTCTCTCCATCGACTGTCGCAATGACTTCTAGGATATTAGAATCTAAAAGAAGGGGCAAATGTATTTTTTCAAGAGGGTTGACGTGGCTAAATTGCGAACTTAACGTTTGAAGCTCTTTCTCAGAAGCATTTTTGCTATACTCCCCTCTTTTAACAGATAAGGATAGTATAATTTTTTCTTCACCCTCCGCCGTTTCAAAGCATCTCGTATTAGCCGTTGTGTAAAGCAGCAATAGAGGTTCTCCAAGTTCGTTTAGGTGACCCTCGCTTCTTCTATAAATGCCGTAGGTCCGCTCTTCTATACTCTCAAAATTTTTAGCGGAATCAATATTAAATTCAACTTTAATTCCAGGTATTCCCTTTAAAGAAAATGAGGTTGAATTAAAGACCGGCATAAGACCTCTTAGCGTGGCATCATAAACACCTCTAAATTCAGGAGTAACAAAGCCCAGAATATCCTGTCCAAAGGCTCGCTCGTTTGAAAGAAATTTTTTAACTTCGTTCGAAATAAATTCTTGGCTGGCATCGGTTTTCATTCCGTTTATGTATAAACTCTTAAAAAGCTGTTCATAGAAGCTTTTTTTCCATTCCTTAATCTCACCTTCCGGGGGGATAAATATGAAAGGTTGTTTGTTTATATTCAAACTTTCCAATAAAAGCCCCTTGGTGGCGCAAAAAAGAGCCCGATTAATGTCGGCTCTTCTTAACACTATTTTTGTTTCTTCATCTACCCAAGAAAAGCGATGCACTTTATGTGTTAAAGCTACATTCAAAGCGGTTTCAACTAAGTTTGAAATTTTAACATTCCCTTCCGGCGAAAGCCATTTTTGAATGCGGCTTAAAATCTTGTCGCCTTCACTCTCATCGACCCCTAAAGCAGCTCTTAAAAATTTCTTTCCCCATTCCCTTGACAACAAGTCATTTATAGCTTCAAGAAATTTGGCTGCCCAATCCATGCTTCCAAATTTTAAAGCCTCGCTCATTTCTTCATGAGGATGGCCTTTATCTAAAATTCTTTTCATTTGAAGAAGTAAGTTTTCTGTGGAGCCTAATTCCTTTTCTTTGCCTTTACTTTCTTTTGTGATTTGCTCCTCTTCCCTGTCATTTTTTACGATTTTGTTTTTTTGATGTCCACAAGGCAGCTTAAGGGTTTTATAATCACTATTAAATCGAAGAGGAGTTTTAGTCGGTGAATTAGGAGACGGCTCGATGGGTTCTTCTACATTTGATAAAGAGTCCCTTTTTCCATCATCTTCATCAGCCGCCTCTTCATTTTCATAAGTTAGGGAAGGGTCATTTCCTTTCGCTTTATGGAATAAATCTCCTTCTTGAGCCTCTCCTGAATCGGTTTCTTGAAATTCCCCAACAATTGAATCCTCATCGTCGCAGCTTGAATAGGCGACTTCTTCCTCACTATCATCAATCTTTTCTTCAGGTATTGGATCAAGCGATTGCCATTCTTTCTGATGCCTTGGCTTAAGCGGCATTGGGCTATAATGAGTCGTGGTTAAATTGGTAGGTTTAACTACCTTGGATGCTTCAGGCGAGGTATTTCTTCTAAGCGGCGGCGGCGATCTCTTATCTAAAGCATTTATTTTTTTAAGAGTCTCCTTAGGGTCTTTTGAAGGAGGCCTTGCAGCTAAAATATAAAGTCTACTCATGATATAGTCGGTTGGCAAGCTTCTTTTTTTCTCTTTTAAAATCGAGTCAATTAAAAAAATGGTGAGCTTTACAATTCTCGGCCTTAAATCTTTAATAATGAATTCTTCTCTTTCGAGTCTCCAATTAATTTTACGAACCAGAAGAGATGTTAAATTTTGGATTTCATCCCTTCCAATAAAAGGCCTATTCGCAACATCATTTAAAAGGAGTTTTAATTCTCTTCTTATTGGTTCAGGAACCTTGATTTCCTTTTTTTCTTTCTCTTTTTCGTTGATTTCAAGTGTAGAGGCTTCCACAAGAAATGGAATCAAACTATTCAAATCGTTGTGAGTTAAAAAGGGTTTTCTCATTAATTCAGATAGCTTTTTTTCTAATAAAAGAATGGATTTTGGCAGGGTTTCCTTATTAAATTTGGAGGATGCGAAAAGTAAAGAAGGAGCAACAGCACTGATTTCACGAGAAGGCATGTACATTTTTTGAACCACCTCTTCCAAAAAAGGCTCAACTCCTTTTATTTCATTTCGAATAACTTCTTTAACTTGATCTCTAAAATTACTCGAGAAAGGTTCAAATTTTAACCTTTTCTCCAGGCGCTTAAAGATTGTT belongs to Criblamydia sequanensis CRIB-18 and includes:
- a CDS encoding aminotransferase class IV, which gives rise to MNQEPLSLNGKLISKNELLSRVQEDSLFLGRGVFTTLLATHEKIFFYKEHERRLYCHAKAVGIEAPKKLLDLNEIKDLCYNTSLEGLFFRLKAVLLKEGSGYQKILFLKKLETPKKKALSLGVYPHPVNSRLSRIKTLSYLERSLIHEKALESDYDDMISISEEGYILECSYSNLFWVNENHFFLPSYRLPLLKGITSQVMLRIAKKLGFDISFVKMKISELPKEANLFRCNSLIGLEAIRSIKKQDFPLNPELFNLFQNEYEKVREERAYCR